Below is a window of Jonesiaceae bacterium BS-20 DNA.
AAATCATCGTTGCGCCAGGTTGTACGGTGCACTCGGACACCCCTCCTAGCATCCTTAAGGCTCTGGTTTCAGCAGCTCGTATGCCTCTTAGCTAAGTGCGCTTGGTGTGGTGGGCACCTGCCCACCACACCGCCCTGAACGGTTAAATTTTGTGTAATTTAGCCCCTTTATAGATCGGCGTATTTGTTCATGATTATTCAACGTAAAGAAGCGGTAGAACCCAAAGTTGCGGAAACCGATGCACAACGCGCTTGGACCTCTTGGGCGCTGCAGAGAATTGATGCGGAGTTAACACGATGTGGCGAGACACCACTGCTACGGATGCCGCTGCCTGAACAGTGGGGTATAGACCTGTACCTCAAAGATGAGTCCAGGCAGCCAACGGGGAGTTTGAAACACCGCTTAGCTCGCTCCCTATTTATCTATGCACTTTGCAATGGTTGGTTGTCAGAGGGCAAACGGGTAATAGAAGCTTCTTCTGGTTCAACAGCGGTCAGCGAAGCATACTTTGCCCGGCTTCTAGGGTTGCCGTTCACGGCGGTGATGCCTAGGTCAACCAGCAGGGCCAAAGTAGAACGGATTGAAGAGCTCGGTGGAACATGTCACCTGGTAGAAGATCCCACCATGATTTACTCAGAATCTCAGCGACTGGCGGAAGAGTTAAATGGAATTTACCTTGACCAGTTCACTTATGCGGAACGAGCATCCGAATGGGGAGGAGATGGCAACATCGCGTCCAGCGTGCTGTCTCAGCTCCATCGTGAACAGTTTCCGATCCCGTCTTGGATAGTGGTGGGAGCAGGAACTGGAGGCACCAGTGCAACGTTTGGTAGGCACTGCAGGCTCGAAGGTTACGACACCCGGGTCGCGGTGGCTGACCCCGAAGGATCGGCGTATGCGCAGGCCTGGGAAACTGGGAATCTACACACCACGGCCACAGGATCCAAGATTGAAGGAATCGGTCGACCGCGGGTAGAACCATCATTCATTCCAGAACTCGTAGATTCTGTCGTGAGAGTTCCAGATCCTGCGAGCGTCGCTGCCATGCGTTTCTGTTCGAAGGAACTAGGACAACTCGTCGGCGGATCTACTGGTACAGCTCTTTGGGCCGCCTTAGTCAAAATTTCTGAGATGCGGAAGCAAGGGGTCCGTGGCAGTGTGGTTACCGTAATTTGTGATCATGGCGAGCGTTACCTTGATACCTATTACAACGACCAATGGTTGGAAACTCAGGGGATAGAAATTTCTCAGTACATGACGCAACTAGAGGTATTTTTTTCGACTGGCGAATTAATCGCCCTCAACTAACAAGAATCGACGGGGATTTGAGTGACGCAGCGTTTTTTGATTAATGATCCAGATGATTTTGTTCAAGAAGCATTAGAGGGGCTAGTGGCTGCGGATCCGCGCATCGCACTCTGCGAGGAACCACTATTTTTATACCGTTCCACTTTGGCCAAGGACAAGGTCGCAATAGTTTCAGGAGGCGGAACCGGCCACGAGCCTCTCCATGCAGGCTTGCTGGGGCAGGGCATGCTCGATGCCGCAGTGCCAGGTGCGATTTTCGCCTCGCCGACAGCCGTCCAAGTTGCTGCTGCGACAGCACAGGTATCCGCTGGCAAGGGGGTGTTGCACATTGTGAAAAACTACACCGGTGATGTTCTGAACTTCAAGATCGCAGCTGAAATCTGTGCAGATGATGGAATCGAAGTGCAACATGTGCTCGTTGACGATGATGTGGCTACTGATATCGCTGGATCACGTGTAGGTCGTAGAGGCACCGCAGCTACTCTCGTAGTTGAGAAAATATGTGGGGCTGCAGCGGAACAAGGCAAGTCACTATCTGAAGTCGCCGAACTAGGCCGGCTTGTAGCAAACAGTTCTCGGTCTATGGCACTCGCCCTGAATGCTTGTACGCACCCAAATACGCAAAAAAAATCGTTCGAGCTCGCCTCCGATGAAGTTGAACTTGGAGTTGGGATTCATGGCGAGCGGGGTCGCGCTCGTGTCCCGTACGGGAAGGCGGATGATTTGCTGGTGCAGTTGGTTGAACCAATTGTGGAAGCGCTAGCGTTGGGTTCTGGGGACCGAGTCATTGCGGTGATCAATGGGCTTGGGAGTACTCACCCTACTGAGTTATATGTGGCAACAAGGGCCGTCCACAAGATCTTGAAAGCTATGGGCATTGAGGTGGCACGCACGCTGACCGGCTCATTTGTTACCGCTCTGGACATGGCGGGGCTGTCGGTAACTTTGTCCAAAGTCGATGATCAGATTCTAGAACTCTGGGATGCTCCGGTACGAACCCCCGCTCTTTCTTGGTGAACTTTCCCATCTATTGGAGGAATAACGTTACGTATGACAACACTTGCACACGCTTGGTTCAACGAGTTTCTTAAAGAGTTCGCCAGCAATGAAGAATACCTAGGAGATCTTGACCGGCAGGCTGGAGACGGTGATTTTGCCGTTAATCTTGGTTCTGGGCTAAAACGCGCACAGAAACGAATCCAACTACTCTCGGGTTCTCCCACTGACGCAGAAGTTTTTTCAGCGATTTCACTAGGTTTTCTAGACACCGGGGGCACCAGCGGTCCGCTCTTGGGAATGTGGTTCCGTGGGATTGCGCGGGCACTTGATGACGGTTTTTTAACTATTGCCGGTCTTTCTGAAGGAATCGCTACCGGAACTGAGACTATTCAACGTCTTGGCGGAGCGAAAGTTGGAGACAAGACGATGGTTGACGCCATGGTCCCTGCTTCTGAAGCTTTGAAGGAAGTGGCTGGGCAAGACGGAGGTCTCGCGGACGCATTAGCCAAAGCAGCTGAGAGCGCCAGCCAAGGTGCGCAGAGTACCAAGGAAATAACGGCAAGCTTGGGAAGAGCCAGCTATGTGGGGGATCTTTCCACTGGCGTGGTTGACCCCGGTGCGGAAGCGATCGCACTGTTCTTTGCGGCGGGGGCTGCTGCTGCTTCTTCATGAGCCAAAGCGCACGCATGTTGAACGAAGCCAGACACGTGTTTGATCTCAAAGGGGAGAAATTTCATGCGAAAAATAATGAACGCAGCGGATGCTTTTGTTGACGAGAGTTTAGAAGGCATTATGCTAGCCCACCCGCAAAGTTACCGGGCAGCCAGTGAAGATGGCCGTGCGGTTGTGCGTGTCGATGCTGGGACCGGCCACAGAGTGGGGATCGTTACGGGAGGTGGGTCAGGCCACCTGCCACTTTTCCTCGGGTATGTCGGACACGGGCTTGCATCAGGCGTAGGGGTCGGCAATGTGTTTTCATCTCCATCGGCCAAGCAACTCTATGCAGCAACAATGGCCTCAAATGAAGGGCGTGGTGTCCTTTATCTCTACGGGAACTATGGAGGGGACGTTTATAACTTTGATCTTGCTGCCACTCTTGCGGCACAAGACGGAGTTGAGACGGCAACCGTGGTTGGCACTGATGATGTGCTTTCAGCACCTATGGAGAGGGCCGCGGATCGACGAGGTGTCGCTGGCCTATTTTTTGTCATGAAGATCGCAGGGGCTAAAGCTCAGGAAGGCGCGGACCTTGAAACCGTGCGAGAAATCGCCGAACGTGCCAATGGGGTGTGCCGGACTATGGGGGTGGGACTAGCACCCACGATCTTGCCGGCGGCTGGGGAACCAACTTTTACCTTGAACGATGGGGAAATGGAAGTTGGTATTGGGATACATGGCGAGCCGGGGCATCACCGTGGCCCGTTGGAGCCAGCGGATGAGATTGCACAGAGGTTTCTGACTGAAATTGTTCCAGAATTGGAATTGTCTCAGGGCAGCCGAGTGGCAGTCTTGGTCAATGGCATGGGTGCGACACCACTTGAAGAACTCTATATTTTGTACCGTAAAGTTCACCTCACGCTTCTTGGTATGGGGGTGGAAATCGTTTGGAAGTTTGTCGGTGAACTAGTTACTAGCCTAGAGATGGTCGGGGCCTCGCTGTCAGTCATCGTCCTTGACGATGAAATGCAAGGACTCCTGGATGCTCCGGCTCATTCCCCATTCTTCTCCCAAGGTGTAGTGCCTCAGGCAACCCGCAGTGCCAGTGACAAGATCTCGGTCGAAAGTACGGATTTTAGTGAGGGAGAAGCACGGGAGGTCCGCCGGGCGGCTAAGGAGAGTAACTTGCGGGCCTGGATGTTAAACGTAGTAGCTCAGATGCCTCGTCACAGTGATGAACTGCGTAATCTTGACGCGGCAGTTGGTGATGGTGATTTGGGTGTGACTATTGCATTGGGAAGTAAGGCGATCCTGCAGGCTCTCCAAGAGCTTCCATCCGACGCCCACCCGGTCGAACTGATAAAGGTAGCGGGCAGTGAGTTTGCTGCGGCAAACCCTTCCACTTTTGCCGCGCTTGTGGGAGGAGGGTTAGTCACTGCGTCATCAACTTTTGAAGATGAGGAACAACACTCCACTATCCAATTTGCTCAAGCAATCGGAGTCCTACAGCAGTCCATCATGGATAGGGGCAAAGCTCAGGTGGGAGACAAGACGGTGGTGGATATCCTCGATGCTGCCCGAAGAGCACTCCTAGAATCGACCGACAGTGAGTCTAGCGTGCAAACTATGGAACGCGTACAGCGCTATGCGTTGGAAGCACTCGAATCCTCGAGAGGCCTCAGTGCAAAACTAGGGAGAGCGGGGTGGCTAGGAGATAGAACTAAGGGGCATCTAGACCCGGGGTCTGTTGCCTTCCTGCGGTTACTTGAGGAAGTACAGGCAGCGCTTAAAGAATGACGGATGGCTGGATACTGCATGCTCGCAGAACGCAACTAATGCTTCCTGCGAGAAGACCTAAGTTTGGTTCGTCCAGATCGCTCGGGCGTTTGCCGTTCACCAGCGCCCAAAAGTAGGCCTGACTTCCAATGAGGTCAGGCCTACTTTTGTCGAGTTTTCTGTGGTCACGGCATCGATCATTGCGGTGGCCTACCTTATGTGAGTTGAACCGGGCGCAGGTGCTGTGGCTCCCCGTTACAAACTTGCGAACCGGGCGGTCGAGATTCTCCACGAATCTGAACACTAGGGTAATGCGTCCTGCCTGCGGAAATATCGGTGCATAATCGTTATCGGGGAGATTGAGCAGACAACTTAGAATCGGTTTATGACGCCAAACATGACACGCCCCGTAGTGGCAGCAGCGACGTTAGCAGCGCTTCTTGGGGTGACTGCATGCGCCGGGGCAGCGCCAGTGGAACTGGAGATCTCGGACGTCGCACGCAAGGTGGTTACGGTGTCCCAAGTGAACTCGGTCGATGAAGTGGTTGCCGCGACCGATCAGTTTGGTCTGTCTTTGCTTAAGAGTGCGCCGCCTGAGCAAAACGCGGTAGTTTCCCCTGCTAGCGCGGTCATTGCGCTGTCCATGCTCGCGGAAGGGGCCGCCGGTGAGACTGCCTCGCAGTTTGATGCGGTGTTGGGTGCCGCCGGTAGCGACCGCACGGATGCGGTCAACGCGTTGCTGGCTGCGCTTGAGGAATACTCGGGCGACCCCGCGGTGGTCCAGGACAAGGAACCCCCGGAGCAGCCCGTGCTGCATGTGGCAAACCAGGTGGTGCTGGATTCTGGTTTTACGGCGCGGCCACAGTTTCTCGATGCCTTAGGCGCGGGATACGGGGCCGGAGTGCTGGTAACTGACTTGAGTAACAAGCAGGGTAAGAAGACTCTCGATACCTGGGTCAAGGAGAATACCGGCGGACTCATTGAGGAGTCAGCAATTACGTCAAGGGATGACCTGCGGTTGGTGTTGCAAAATGCGACCGTGTTTGCGGCAGCCTGGCAGATGCCATTTCAAGAATATTCGACAGCTCAACAACAGTTCACTCTCGGTGCGGGGGACCTAGTGGATGTTGACATGATGTCCCAGGTTGCCGAGTTCCGATACGCCGAGGCACAGGGGTGGCAAGCTGTTCGGTTACCGTACACGAGTGGCTTCCATATGGACGTGTTGTTGCCGCCACAAGGGACTGATCCGGGCCTAATACCGGCAGAGTTGAAGCAAGAACTCTCCGCCAAACTGTCAGATGCATCTGCTGTGAGGGTGGACCTATCGATTCCTAAAGTTGATATTGAGTCCGGCGCTCTAGACCTGAAACCAGCACTTGAATCTGTTGGCTTGGGTGGCTTGTTTGCTGCCTCGGGCCCTGACTTTAGTGGTATCAGCGAGGAAGACCTCTATCTAGCGCAAGCCGTGCAACAAGCGGTTCTGGCAATCGATGAGGCAGGAACTATTGCGGTGGCGGTTACCGAGTTAGCTATGACGGGAAGCAGTGCCCCGCTCGCCGAGGAGGTGAAAGTCTTCAGAGCTGACCGGCCGTTCCTAGTAGCGATCGAGCATACTGACACAGCATGGCCCCTTTTTGTTGCAGCTATCCGTGATCCAAGAAACTAATTCGACTGGCGGTGTCCAATGAGTTGCTTTATTACATGTGACGGGTGGGATCCATGCGTTGATGGAGAATGCGAATGATGTCAATTGAGCGTTCCCTTTCGACATAAAAAATTAAATGGCTACCTATCGAGTACCGCCGGTAACCGTGGCGAATGTGTGAGCAGGGGCGTCCACGTTCAGGGTTGGAAGCAATACGCTCAACCGCTTCTTGAATCTCCCGTAGATAGATCTCTGCCTGGTGTCGATCCCAGCGTTCTTCAGTGAAATCCCAAATGGCCGAGAGATCGCGCTGTGCAGCCGGGGTAAGGCGATAGTT
It encodes the following:
- a CDS encoding PLP-dependent cysteine synthase family protein, translating into MIIQRKEAVEPKVAETDAQRAWTSWALQRIDAELTRCGETPLLRMPLPEQWGIDLYLKDESRQPTGSLKHRLARSLFIYALCNGWLSEGKRVIEASSGSTAVSEAYFARLLGLPFTAVMPRSTSRAKVERIEELGGTCHLVEDPTMIYSESQRLAEELNGIYLDQFTYAERASEWGGDGNIASSVLSQLHREQFPIPSWIVVGAGTGGTSATFGRHCRLEGYDTRVAVADPEGSAYAQAWETGNLHTTATGSKIEGIGRPRVEPSFIPELVDSVVRVPDPASVAAMRFCSKELGQLVGGSTGTALWAALVKISEMRKQGVRGSVVTVICDHGERYLDTYYNDQWLETQGIEISQYMTQLEVFFSTGELIALN
- a CDS encoding dihydroxyacetone kinase subunit DhaK; its protein translation is MTQRFLINDPDDFVQEALEGLVAADPRIALCEEPLFLYRSTLAKDKVAIVSGGGTGHEPLHAGLLGQGMLDAAVPGAIFASPTAVQVAAATAQVSAGKGVLHIVKNYTGDVLNFKIAAEICADDGIEVQHVLVDDDVATDIAGSRVGRRGTAATLVVEKICGAAAEQGKSLSEVAELGRLVANSSRSMALALNACTHPNTQKKSFELASDEVELGVGIHGERGRARVPYGKADDLLVQLVEPIVEALALGSGDRVIAVINGLGSTHPTELYVATRAVHKILKAMGIEVARTLTGSFVTALDMAGLSVTLSKVDDQILELWDAPVRTPALSW
- the dhaL gene encoding dihydroxyacetone kinase subunit DhaL → MTTLAHAWFNEFLKEFASNEEYLGDLDRQAGDGDFAVNLGSGLKRAQKRIQLLSGSPTDAEVFSAISLGFLDTGGTSGPLLGMWFRGIARALDDGFLTIAGLSEGIATGTETIQRLGGAKVGDKTMVDAMVPASEALKEVAGQDGGLADALAKAAESASQGAQSTKEITASLGRASYVGDLSTGVVDPGAEAIALFFAAGAAAASS
- a CDS encoding dihydroxyacetone kinase family protein; the encoded protein is MRKIMNAADAFVDESLEGIMLAHPQSYRAASEDGRAVVRVDAGTGHRVGIVTGGGSGHLPLFLGYVGHGLASGVGVGNVFSSPSAKQLYAATMASNEGRGVLYLYGNYGGDVYNFDLAATLAAQDGVETATVVGTDDVLSAPMERAADRRGVAGLFFVMKIAGAKAQEGADLETVREIAERANGVCRTMGVGLAPTILPAAGEPTFTLNDGEMEVGIGIHGEPGHHRGPLEPADEIAQRFLTEIVPELELSQGSRVAVLVNGMGATPLEELYILYRKVHLTLLGMGVEIVWKFVGELVTSLEMVGASLSVIVLDDEMQGLLDAPAHSPFFSQGVVPQATRSASDKISVESTDFSEGEAREVRRAAKESNLRAWMLNVVAQMPRHSDELRNLDAAVGDGDLGVTIALGSKAILQALQELPSDAHPVELIKVAGSEFAAANPSTFAALVGGGLVTASSTFEDEEQHSTIQFAQAIGVLQQSIMDRGKAQVGDKTVVDILDAARRALLESTDSESSVQTMERVQRYALEALESSRGLSAKLGRAGWLGDRTKGHLDPGSVAFLRLLEEVQAALKE
- a CDS encoding serpin family protein, with amino-acid sequence MTPNMTRPVVAAATLAALLGVTACAGAAPVELEISDVARKVVTVSQVNSVDEVVAATDQFGLSLLKSAPPEQNAVVSPASAVIALSMLAEGAAGETASQFDAVLGAAGSDRTDAVNALLAALEEYSGDPAVVQDKEPPEQPVLHVANQVVLDSGFTARPQFLDALGAGYGAGVLVTDLSNKQGKKTLDTWVKENTGGLIEESAITSRDDLRLVLQNATVFAAAWQMPFQEYSTAQQQFTLGAGDLVDVDMMSQVAEFRYAEAQGWQAVRLPYTSGFHMDVLLPPQGTDPGLIPAELKQELSAKLSDASAVRVDLSIPKVDIESGALDLKPALESVGLGGLFAASGPDFSGISEEDLYLAQAVQQAVLAIDEAGTIAVAVTELAMTGSSAPLAEEVKVFRADRPFLVAIEHTDTAWPLFVAAIRDPRN
- a CDS encoding type II toxin-antitoxin system RelE/ParE family toxin, whose protein sequence is MTNYRLTPAAQRDLSAIWDFTEERWDRHQAEIYLREIQEAVERIASNPERGRPCSHIRHGYRRYSIGSHLIFYVERERSIDIIRILHQRMDPTRHM